CTGGATGCTCCCATGGATTAGTCAGTCAAGGAAATGCTTCTCTGAGGTGGCAGCGGTTCGACTGAGATCTGAATGATGTAGAGAAAGAACATTCTGGGCAGAGGGgatagccagtgcaaaggccaTAAGTGGGATGAGTTTGATGTGGTCACAGGGGCCAGGTGACTTGTGAGGGAGGAGGGACTCAGGCTGAGATTGGAGAATTGACAGGACCCCAGTCTGCAAGGCCTTGCAGGCCAAGATGAAGAGCCTGGATTTTACTCGGTGTCCATGGAAACGCCTTTGGGGAGTTTCATGCCTTGAGTGGTATGTGTTTTGAAAGATCACCCAGGCTGCTGTGTGGAAAATCCATCACGTGGGGGAGCAAGAGATACAAATTTAGGAGGTTAGTGCAGGTGGAGAGTTAATGAAGGCTGAGACTTATCATGATAACAGTGCAAGGTGAAAAGAAATGGGTAGCTTCAGATATGTTTCAGAGGCAGAGTTGAGAGGACTTGGTGATGGATAAAATATGAGGAGTGAGAAGAGAATCAAAATGACTTCCAGGATTTTGGCTTGAGCAATTGGGTGCGTCGTGTGGCTCTTTACTAAAATGGGGACAACAAGGGAAGACCAGATACTGATGGAGATTGTTGGGAGCAAGAATTCTGTTTGGGGCTTGGTGAGTCTTAAGTGTCTTTTAGCCATCCAAGTGTAGATGTAGGTGGGAAATTGGAGCCTGGAGTTGAGGAGAAAGGTTACTGCTAGAGGTATATGGGAATACCTAAGGAGAATATTTTTTGGTTGTGTATAAAtgtgctatttttatttcttccaggaaTGGTCAACTACTTAGTTTAGAAGAAGAAAGGACATATGATTTATATGACTAGGGAAAAAATTGAGATCAGAAGTGTACTTTGGCtgagaggaaaaaagaggaaggatCAAAGGATGGTGATCTTGATAAAGCAGATGtcatggaggaggaagaggagaaaaaataggAAGATGTTTTTAAGGTGTGAATTTTGagatattaatatttcaaaagaaCAGTGGTCCAAATAGTGAAATGGCCCTAATTATGGTTGTTGAGGCAGAGATCATTGGCATTAAAGAGattaagagggacttccctggtggtgccatggttaagaatccgcctgccgatgcagggcacatgagttcgagccctggtccgggaagatcccacatgccacggagcagctgggcccgtgagccatggccactgagcctgcgctctagagcctgtgagccacaactattgaagcctgcgtgcctagagcccatgctctgcaacaagagaagccaccacaatgagaagcccgcacactgcaatgaagagaagtccctgctcgttgcaactagagaaagcctgcctgcagcaacgaagacccaacgcagccaaaaaaaaaagagagagagattaagaaatgTGAGGTTAGCGTGTTGGGTAATTTGTTCTCATGAGTGTTGAGGTTGTCAGGATAACAGTAGGAATGGGGCGGAAAGGACAACTCAGCAGTGACCATGATATGACACTGATAAGGAGAGATTCAGTAGTTGGATAGCTTGGGCTTGGGTGAGTTGTGGGCAGGAGGGGAAGTATTGGGAAGGAAGTAGCAAAGGAGATGAGAAAGGAAAGGTTTTCCATCCAAACTTGGATCACCCCGATCCTTGAACTGCACACTTCCTCTGTACCCTTCTCCCCTCTTCCAGTGCTCCCAACCTCACCTTCCTTCTGGGGCATTTGTGCAGATGGTTGTCAGTTGAGGAGGAATGTGCTTAATCTTTTAGGAACCAGTAACCTTCAAGGATGTCTCTGTGGATTTCACCGAggaggagtggggttgctggaccCTGCTCAGAGGAAGCTGCACACAGCTGTGATGCTGGAAAACTACAGTCACTTGGTCTCAGTGGGTAAGAACATGAACCTGGACACCAGTGCACTGCAGTCTCTGtttcttcaattttaaatatcatttgggCTTGGGCCCCGGGAGCTGTAATTCAGGAATCagtttcctaatttctttttgGCAGAAAAGGATGTTTCTGATTATTCTAAGCAGCTAAAGAACTTTACTTGGTAAGAATTGGAGAATGGTAACCTTACTGAGTTGTCCAAGAAAGCATACCTGGTCCATCATTTATAAGCCAGAGTTTgggactgaattttttttttttttttttccccacagtcaCCCAATCCCTGTGTGTTTCTCAGATGTGCTCTCTCAGTTGGAGCAAGTTGAAGATCATTATATAATGGAGAATTCTCCATGCCCATTACCTTTAGTTCCTGGTGTAAAGCCTCTAAACTCCCCACCTGGCTTTCAAAGCCCTTCATGCCCTACTTTTACCTATAGAGCATTATTCTCTGCTGCCCCAATGTCACCCTCCTTTCCAGCTAAGCCTGTTTCCCTGAGGTCCTCTGTGCTTCCTTGTTCTGGGACCTTTGATTACCGTGCTCTGGTTTCTGGTTACTTTTGTCTGTTAAGATTTTATTTGAACTCCATTACCTGTGTGAAATCTTTGACTACCCCTCCCTTTCGACCTCCTTCTTTTCTCAGAACTTTCAATTTATATCTCACACAGGCTCAGACCTgattacatattattttatatgcttttattttaaccattgGATCTGCAAGtctgatttattttcttgtttccagCCAGGTTTCTGGAGGGAAAGCAACGTATCTAATACTTATGCTGCTATATGTACATAGTCAAGATTTAAAAATTGCTGTAGAGTTTAGCAGCAAAGAAATATGTCTTACAGTCTTGTAAAAGAGACATTATGGTAAACACAGTATGTTactataaataaattcagtaagtcctatgaagcacagagaattatGCTCTGAGAGAATGAAGGCATGGGATGGGACAAGGGTGAAGTATGTATTGTTGAGAGTTTCAAGGAAAGCTTCTGAAGTGATACTTAAACTGAGTTCCAAAGGATTAATGGGCATTAAACAGGTGACTGGGTAGgggaagaatattccaggcaAGAGAATAGTGTGAGGGAAGACCCGAAGACCTAAAAGAAGGAGTGTGGCTAGAATACAGGGAGCATCTGGGAAGAATAGAGTGTGGCCTGGCTCATTCATGGCATTAAAGGCATGGGTAAAAAATGTGAATTTGTGTTGAGTTCAGTGAGAAGCCATTAGAACAATGAAATGGTATGAACTGATTTACCCAGGATCACTGGGACTGCTTTATAGACTGGTTTGCAGAGAGGCAAAAGTGAAGTAGGATCTATGCTTACAGTTTCAAGCTCTGCTttaggttttcctttttctttgataTAAAATTGAACATAGTTTTCCAACATTTTTTTATGGAAGTAAgatataaaaatcacaaaattcaaAGAACACAGATGAAGATTATGAAGTAAAATCACTAATAATAGCTTGTGTATCCACTTTTTCTGTGTTCTCCATGTATGCATTTTACAAATACGTGTTAAAATTTTATGAGGTTATACTGTATGTATTTTTCAACTGGGTGTTTTACATCATGTCTTAGAGATCTTTGTTACATCATATTAACTCCTTGTAAAAGGACCCCTTTTCTCATTACATCAGCATTGTCTTCTACTATTACATACTCATTCttgataatatttaaatattttaaaaaacagttatcACAAGATTTCACTACTGCTTATAAAACCTACCATTAATACAGTTCCTCCTCCACTGATTTTCATAGACCTGTCATTTCTGCAGCCGTTCCCAAGTATTGTACAGCAGGGATATTGAAGCAGTGTCCTTTGGCCTTTAATAACTTCAGCCCACTCCCTGATTTAACTGCTCCAAACTGCACAACTTTTCtcagtgttattttttttcctttttctttttgccactaCTTTTAAACTTTGCAAACTGTGCACAAAAAGTAATACATTCACCTAGGTAAAACAAATCCTATTGAAAGGCTTATAATACAAACCAGTCTCCCTGCTCTGCTGCTCttcatgccacagagtggcttcTCAAAGCACTCAGTTTGAATCCTTTCACTTGTTCTTTATGGTGTTTGCCTTCATATTTACAAATATGCTCATGCAgctacttattttccttttttttaaagaataaatgcacTCACATGGTTAAGAAGCATTAAAATATGCACAATGTTACTTGCAGTTATGCCTAAAAAAGCCGGGAAAAAATGTACACTGAGGATTTTGGACAAGCTGGAGAAGGGCAGAAAACAAATTATACATGAGTAGcaaagaaaagatttgcaaatgtactaaatgtttttaaatgattaaagttatactataaaaataaaaacaaattaaaaggtgCACAGTGAAAACTTTCTTTCATGTCCCTGACTCCACTCTACCCAGGTTCTGGTCATTTGCTGTCACAAACTGTCTGCAGTGACTAAATCTTGAGCAAGTATCACTTCACAGCTGTGCCAGGAaatctgaagaataaaacccCCAAGCTGGACTGCTGAGTGCATGCATTTGTGACTTTGATACAtaattgttaaaatgtccttCTGGGGGGGAGGGTGATACCAATTTACACTTACAAGCTGTGTCACCatgctttgggttttttccagTGTTAACGGGTAGAAAATGgcacctcattatagttttaatttgaatttactaTATTATGGTATACTGCAATTTTTTCAGTTTATCAATATTTGATATTTTGTATTGACTTCTTTATGTCATAGATGAAGATTTAGCTCTTTTACATTATTTCTCCCAACATGCCCATCTTTCCAACAATTTGTCAGTCGCATCAGTGATCAATGCTTAGTTGCTTTGACTTCATAATTCTTGTTCCTGCAGAGTCAAATAGTATAATATGATTacagttccttttttttgtttgttttttccctttcctaaAACTaatacttgctttttaaaatatattttatttgggtttttttcctttccattctgtTTTACAGAGTTTTGGTTGATTTGGTtaagtattgttttcttttatatatcaACGATTGATTCAGCTTGTCTGTTTTCTTGACTTCTTTGCTCACTGCTATTTATTGTATATCATCTTAttcttaaagtaatttaaaaattttttgctaCAGTACATTGCTGAATAATTGTTTCAGTAATTGTTTAAATCCTTTCTTATCTGACAAAGTGTCTGTTCCTCCCACTGAAATGTTTGATTGGCTGGGTATAGAATGGAATGCTAATTTCACAAGCACTTTACCTCCAAAATTAGAAGATATTGCTCAGTTGACTTGAGGTATACAGTATTGCTGTTTAGTAGTTCATTGTCAATATAATTCTCATTTATATTTGCACATAACCTGGCTTTTCTGTCTGGATGCTTTTAGCATTTTCtcggtttgtttgggttttttttccttgacGTCCTGAGGTTTCACATTTAGTGACCTCTGAATCTTGAattctagaaaacatttttttcctgttagttctttgatcatttctttcccttcattCTACCTCCACTATATTCATCGAACTCCTACAAGATGGGCTTTTAACTTTTATCTTTGCATCTGTCTACCCTTTACTCTTCATTCCAGGAGTACCCCTCAATCTTCCACCTTAGCCGGATGTTCGTTTTGCTCTTCAGCCCATCTAGATTGCAGGCCTTAGAATCAGACTGCCTGACACCTGGTAGCTATGACACAAGTTACTTGATCATTTCAACCTTGGTTTCTTCTGGTGTAGAATGGGTGTCCTAATAGTTCCTCTCACATAAGATCATGCGACCAGTATCTGAGTGCTTCAAATGAGCatagtagatcttaaatattatGATTATCATCTTTTTCAATCCTTTCATTAATTTAGAAGAATTCTGATTATTCTTCATAgcaatgtgtttatattttattattagattgtcccgtttttttttgtttgtttttttgcggtatgcgggcctctcactgttgtgacctctcccgttgtggagcacaggctccagacacgcaggctcagcggccgtggcccacgggcccagcagctctgcagcattcccagatcggggcacgaacccgtgtcccctgcatcggcaggcggactctcaaccattgcgccaccagggaagcccgattgtcccatttttttttagatgtgataTCCCCTCAGATTTCTCTGGGATTTTAATTATGAACCTTTTAAATTCTATTTCCTCTGTTTGTTGAGTTTGTGTCTCTATTGatgttagttttctacatttttttttgtctccttatgttTTCTCAATTGtcttcccccccccaaaaagtcTTATGTTCACAGTATGATACTGGAGTGTACATCCTCAGCTGATGCTCAACCCTTTTTGGTGCATGTGTGTTCTACTTACAGGGGACACCTCTGCTGACTGGGCTTGGGATGGATCTAATAAGAATCCAGATGGTGAGTGATgtagacccttttttttttttgaggttacCTGTTCAGGCCAGTAAGTTATCTGGGACATGCCCTGCTTCAGTCTCCAGCTCTGGGGTGTCCTCCTTGTCGGAAATTCCACTTCACAGCTTTTCTTGAGGCTTTATCCTGGGTACATGTGGAGTCGTTTCTTTTTGTACCTCAATCCTGTCATTTTACAGGTTTGGCATTACCTCAGCTTCTGCTTCCCTCTTCAGCCCAAATAATACTATTAGGAGTCCTTGTTTGGCGgacaatttattttgtttttgaagctTTATACGAGGCCGCTACCTTTAGCCTcccagtatttcattttttgtggagAAGAGAGTCATTGGGAGAGTGGTGCTGCAGCAACTAGTTGAGCCATTAGAAATGCTTAACATGATTTGATAAACCTCTTTCCAGAATAAACCTCTCTTACTTCATAATTGTTGATTCTGAGCTTGGAATTTCTAGGACTTCTTGAGAATTTCTCCTACTTCTTTAGGAGGCTTTTTCTGTACATAATTTGAGCtgtgcatttgtttttttcctactttctccATTAGACCTCATCCATCTGCTCTTTATCACTAGGAGTTCCCCAGCATTCTAGTGATaacaacctttcttttttttccaagactactgtggttttggttttgtttttttgtcatttcagtgTAATATGAGGATCTTCACGCTAATTGTTTTGACTAACATACATAccacagatcttccttgacttacaatGGGGTTACACTCCCATAATCCCATTGTAAATTGCAAATAGtgttaagtcaaaaatgcatttaatacacctaatctACCAAACACCATAGCTTAGCATAACCTACCTTAatcatgctcagaacacttaaattagcctacagttgggcagaatcatctaacacaaagcctattttataatagtgTTGAATATCTCCTGAAGTTTATTGCATACtatactgaaaatgaaaaacagaatggttataGGCATATTGCTTGGAGCTGTGGCTGCTGCCAttgcccagcatcatgagagagtatTGTCCAGCATAttgctagcccaggaaaagatcaaaattcaaagtactgTTTCTACTAAATGCACATCGCTTTCACACCACCATAAAGTCGAAAAATCGTAAGTCAAGCCATCATAAGTCAGGGACCATCTACAGTAAGTCTAAAATCTGTATTCCTAGCACAGTTCTCTCCCAGGAGTTCCAGACCCATGTATCTCACTGCTTACTGaacagtgcaagaatgttccaCCAACACCACAAATTAAACAAGTCAGATTCTGAGTTTGTTATCTGTCACCCTTCCCCACTCCAGCCTTGGAGATTGATTCCCTATGTTATGGTATAGTACCCCCATACCTAAGTCACTCAAGGAACTTGAGGATCATGCTTGGTGCCTCCTTTCCCTTTTGAGTTTAATCAGTCATCATGTGATTTAGAATgaatctctccctttctctctgtaaCTATCCTCCTTACCACTTTTCTTCTGATTCACTACAGCAGcgctctccctctctgccttaAAGTCTTGCTCATTTTTGATGGTGTTATAATCAAAGTCAGTTTCATTCCCAGTTGTAATCCTTTAATAGCTTTACATCTCGGAGGAGTCTCTGAGTACACACCAAGCCCTCTGAACATGTCATATTTTCTCTCcacatttcactttatttttttccttacatttGCTCCCAGAAATCTTCCCCAAGGTTTGAGCTGAATGCCCCTACTCTGTGCTCCCGTGACTGGCTGCGCACGCATCTATGGTAGCACTTACATGGTATTATTGTTGACCTATTTGTCCTTCTTCCCAGTAGGCTCTAGTGTGTCAAGCAAaaggatttctattttcttctttgtatccccagcacctattAGATTACCaattaaatgcaaatttaattaaaataaaatgaagtaaagtGAAATGAAATGTGGCAAGGATGTGGGATCCATAGCCATCTGCAGGGCTGGGATATGAATACTTTTATTGGCTTTACTTAAAAGCAGAGACAAGATTTCTGTCTTGTGTACCCATGCCCTCTCCCATCCTGACATTAACCCAAAGGACATGACTACACGGACAAGACTGAACTTTTTGCTAGCTACCTTAGGCACTGCAGTTCTGAAATCTTGAAATCTACCCTTTGTCTGTTATCATTGAATTCTCTTTGTTCCCTAGGAGACTTGAATGAAAATTCTGTGGAGAATCAACAGAAAGGACTTAGGTTATCTCTTACCTGAATAGCTTTCCTCCTGGCAAATATTGGAAGAGATGTCCAGTACAATAACTGGGAGTCAGGATTAAATTGTGAATCTTCAGTGTACAGGAACCCTGAACTAGATGTTCCCCCTTGTCAAAAGTGGGGAGAAGCATCTTCTCatatttccaaaaacaaaagcagtttGGTGACTCTTCAGAGTGATGATTTAAAAAACATGGAAAGTGAAGAATATTTGTCTTTGAAAGTCCCAAGCCAAATGGCCACACAGGACTCAGTGACGTTCTGTAAGAATGAGCCCCAAGATCCTCAGGAAAGCAAAATTCTGTTTGTAACTGAAGAACGCACTGAGAGGAAAATCTCAGAGAGCAAAAGTCCCCCCATCGACCATTGTTCAGAGAACCTTCAAAATAAACTTGTGTCTGATGTAAAAGAAGTGGTCTCGCCCTCATTCAGAGGTGAGACAATATGCCAGATTGGCCAGTCGAAAGAATCCTTGGATCCCTTTGACTGTAAACACAAGGACATTTGTGGTTGGAAGTCATGGGTGATCAGTTGTAGTCATCAGAGAGCTCATGCAGAGGAGAAGCCCTGCACCCATTATGACTGTGGGAAAATACGTACCACCAGCCCAGGTGGTCACCCAGGTGAGAAAATCCACACTGCTGAGAAACTATACAGATGTAGTCAGTGTGGTAGGGACTTCAGTGAGCGCTCAGAGCTAGTCCTTCATCAGAGGGACCACACAGAAGAAAAGCCCTACAGATGTGATCAGTGCGGGAAGGGCTTCACGAGAAGCTCAAGTCTCCTTATCCACCGCGAAGTCCATGCAGATGAGAAGCCTTATAAGTGCGACAAGTGTGGGAAGGGCTTCACGAGGAGTTCAAGTCTGCTCATTCATCACTCAGTCCACACAGGCGAGAAGCCTTACAAATGTGACAAGTGCGGGAAGGGCTTTACTCAGAGCTCCAAACTGCACATCCACCAGCGAGTgcacactggagagaagccctatgAGTGCGGGGAGTGTGGTATGAGCTTCAGTCAGCGCTCCAACCTGCACATCCACCAGCGCATCCATACGGGGGAGAGGCCCTACAAGTGTGGAGAGTGTGGGAAGGGCTTCAGTCAGAGTTCAAACCTTCACATCCACCGATGCTCACACACGGGGGAGAAGCCTTACCAGTGCTATGAGTGTGGGAAGGGCTTCAGCCAGAGCTCAGACCTCCGCATCCACCTCAGAGTCcacactggggagaagccctaTCACTGCGGCAAGTGCGGGAAGGGATTCAGCCAGAGCTCCAAactcctcatccaccagagagtccacactggagagaagccctacGAGTGCAGCAAGTGTGGGAAGGGCTTCAGCCAGAGCTCCAACCTCCACATCCACCAGCGGGTCCACAGGAAAGATCCCCATTAAATGAGGTCTTCAATCGCATGCTTGTACTCTGaagacttaaatatttttaacatcacTCTTAGTTTTATATTCTCAGGATATAGTAAGAGTTATTCAGATAACTTCCCTCACtggaaaatcatttaaagtaTTTAACTACCAAGCACTTTGTTATGCTACACAGTGAATTGACTGCCCTTGTTCCTCAGATGGGTAgagtgaaaatgtctatactgtGCTGTTCAGTCAGTGTTACTAGAACTACATACCCTACCCAGCATTTTTAAGTGCAAGAACCTTATATTTCTCCAAGCAGAACATGTTTCCTTTGTTCACATTCTCTGAGAAATTGGAACTTTGGCTTCTCTTCAAATCACGTGCCTTGTGTTTTCCTATTTCCTTCCAGCCCTGAGTAGCCCTCTCCAAATTCTGGTTATACAATATGTTAGTTTTAGGTTGAGGGGGTGGTTGGAGGTATAGTGGGCATGGAAATCTGTTATTGCACACACGTACTACAGCCTGTGGCCTCAAGAACGTGGAGAAGAGCTACTCGTGCAGTACACCCCACACACTACAGGATGTgggacccctccccctcctccccacaaggCAACTGCTCAAGAACATAAGTAGTTCTTTTTCCTGGGTGCAGCTAGTCTGTTGGGGTGCTTCCAGGTCTTGCCATCTCAGATGACACCCCCACCAAATTAAAGCCAAGTAGGGTACCTACACCATGTTGAAACATGTTAAATGaagttgaaatatatttaaatgtatttaatttgtcTCTCAACACTGAACCTCTCTTATTTCCTTAAATTTCTTCACCATCCATGTTCTGAACCAAACAAAGGAGTCAGGAGAGGGAgttctgatatttttctcttcagaCTCAActtgttttaatatttcatatacCCCCAAAAAGTCATTTGTATTTGCAGCATAGTTATTGAACCAgacttgggtctgcttgcccaTGCACAATAAAGCCAATCTACTTACACTGGGTTGTGAAGGAAGTGCAccatttattgcagggcaccaaacAAGGGGTCCaagcagctagtgctcaaaaggcctaaactccctgatggctttcagggaaagagTTTAAAAGGGTGAGGAAGGGGGGACTGGGGTgcatgatcagctcgtggacattcttctgattggttggtggtgagttAATCGAGAGTCAACATTGTCAACCTTCTGTTTCCATCCTTTCTGGGGTCTAattgcttgtgggcagcatacagttaacttcttccacctggtggcagattcagtatctgcaaaacagctcaaaggacattgctcagaatattatctagagCACTTCAGGAGGAACTATAGGTCCTTGACTTtatttaatggctaaactattgttattttgtcttgcttgactgttttcctttctttctgcattttctcacttctctgattaaatttactctttggaactcTGAGAAGGCTTGGAGAGTATGTTTGGGATGACCAGGCTTAAAATATGCACAAATAATTCATTTGGGGTGTGGAGCTAGGACACCGCAAAGGGTTAAGCTAAAACAAGAAGCTTGTGCAACAGTTGAGAGAAACGTGATTGGAAATACATAACTAGAGTGGAAGTTACTATACAATGAACTCCTAATTGCAGCCCTGATTTTCTAAACAATGACTGATGATTCCCCAAGCAGTGCTCAGGAGGCTGCCCAGTCACCTATATTTCAGTTATCCACCAATGACTAATATCCATACATGAAAAATGGTGGGGGGGATATGGATGCAATATTTATTACCTTGAGAAGGTGGGGTTGTAACTGGTTTACCCTGATCAAAGGTAACCTGAAGCAGTTAACTGGACATAGATAACAGGGAAGTGACATGTTAACTTAGGGGAAATGTAGTTAATCTCAAAGAAGGAATGGAGGAGGGCCACAGATTGAGACTTGCCTTCCTTCAAGAGATAGTCCCAGAATATTTGACTCCAACTCAGAGCAGCCCACATGGAATGGTTAGGGTGGTGACCCAGCATCTGCCCTTCGG
This window of the Orcinus orca chromosome 14, mOrcOrc1.1, whole genome shotgun sequence genome carries:
- the ZNF239 gene encoding zinc finger protein 239 → MESEEYLSLKVPSQMATQDSVTFCKNEPQDPQESKILFVTEERTERKISESKSPPIDHCSENLQNKLVSDVKEVVSPSFRGETICQIGQSKESLDPFDCKHKDICGWKSWVISCSHQRAHAEEKPCTHYDCGKIRTTSPGGHPGEKIHTAEKLYRCSQCGRDFSERSELVLHQRDHTEEKPYRCDQCGKGFTRSSSLLIHREVHADEKPYKCDKCGKGFTRSSSLLIHHSVHTGEKPYKCDKCGKGFTQSSKLHIHQRVHTGEKPYECGECGMSFSQRSNLHIHQRIHTGERPYKCGECGKGFSQSSNLHIHRCSHTGEKPYQCYECGKGFSQSSDLRIHLRVHTGEKPYHCGKCGKGFSQSSKLLIHQRVHTGEKPYECSKCGKGFSQSSNLHIHQRVHRKDPH